A stretch of DNA from Anaerobacillus isosaccharinicus:
TCACGGTAGTCATAATCATTAAAATTTAATTTTGAAGTTAATGTGTCCGTATTCGATGCAAAATCATAAATTACAGTTAAATGTAGGTGAGATTGTACCTGTATTTGCACCGGAATTACGACTATTTAAAAAATATAAAATGGCTCAGTTCAATTTTGAACTAAGCCATTTTTACATTTTCTTATTTTTGCTAGTTGTACTAAAGATTTAGCGCAATAAGAACTTTTATAATTATGATATTAGCCCGAATAACTCCCCAAAAGCTTTGGTTTGTTGATTATGGGTAACTAAAGGCTGGAATAACTCCCTAATAGCTACGTTTTTCTGATTAGGGTAACTAATATTCAGTTCTCAAATTAAACTTGCATGTAAATTAGTATTTTATGGTAAAAAATATAGAGAATTATACTGAATTTGAGAAGGGGTGAAACGAATCGGATTGTTCCATTAGATATAGTTAAGTTAAATTGTGATTGTATGTTGATTAGCACCTTACTTGCTCTAGGAGTTTAATGTTAAGGCACTCTTTTGGATAATTTGTAAAATTATCTAGCTAGTACGATAAACTAGGATATCCGTCAATATGAAAGAACGAAGATGATGGTCATGTTTACATACACCCTTAAAGCTTCTTATAGTTGAAAACGGTAGTTTCCACCACTTGAGGTTGTCCGTACCTTTTGTTAGGCTAATACTAGTAGTCAATTAGACTACTATGGTTACTAGTTAGGAGTGTAAAGCTTGGTATGTATAATAAAACTAAAATAGCAATGTTTCTTGGCTTACTTTTTCTTTGTGTCGGTATCGCCATAGAGAATTACTTGTTAAAGAAGGAACTTGCAAATTCAATAGAAGATTATGAAGATATTCATGAGGAAATTGAAGAAATTAAGCAAATTCTGACATTTGAAGAACGCAGTGTTTCAACAGAAACATCCTATCATTCCTGGGAGAATTCGAAAGAGTTAGCTAAAAACTTTACGATCGAAAGTGATGGTCAATTTCCAAAGGAGTGGGGCTTATTTTTATCTGAAAAAGCAAAAGAGAGATCTGTTGACCCATATATTTTATTTGAATTAATTAGAGTAGAAACAGGTGGGACGTTTAATCCAGACACAGTCGGTCCAAAAACAAGATATGGGAGAGCTTATGGGCTCACTCAATTTATGGAAAATACAGGACCATGGATTGCAAATATGGCAGACTTACCTTATGAAAAGGAACTTCTGTATAACCCTTACTATGCAATTGAACTAGCGGTTATTTACTTAGATTTCCTTTATGAACGCTATGGTGATTGGGACCATGCACTAACTGCTTATCACCGTGGAATGTATGGACTCGAACAGTTTAAAAATAGCCGTGGGCATGCAAAGAGCTGGTATTCAGAAGAAATTCAACAAAAAGCGAAAGAACTGAAATGGTTGTTGTAACGAATTAGCAAAACGGAGAAATCAAAAAGAAGGTGACACTTCGCTTACAAGTCACCTTCTTTTTACTAGTTAATAGTCAACTTTTTTCAACGACAGCTCTGACGGACCTTCGATGACATCGCCATTTATGGAGTATCTGGAACCGTGACATGGGCAATCCCATGATTTATCGCCATCATTCCACTCGACTTCACAGCCTAAATGTTTGCAAGTGGCATCAACGACATGTAGTTGGCCGTCTTCATCTCGGTAAGCACCGCATTTTTGCCCATCAATTCTGACATGGGCACCTTCACCAACAGCTATATCTTCAAGTTGTTTATGAGTCATACCTATTTTGCCTTTGACTAGCTGATAGGCTACATCAGCATTATGCTCAACAAACCGTTTAATGTCAGGGTCAGCATTAAACCTTGATGGCGTATAAAGCTCTGCATAAGGGCTCGTCCCTTTGGTAATCAAGTCTGTTAAGAGCGTTGCTGCCGCAGTACCGTTTGTCATCCCCCATTTGCGGTACCCAGTAGCAATATAAATGTTTTTTGAACTAGATGTAAACTGACCGATATATGGAAGCTTATCAAGAGTGTAGATATCTTGAGCTGACCAACGATAATGAATGTCCGTGAGACCTAGAACTTCACTTCCGAAATTGGCAAGAGCTTCATAATGCTTCATCGTATTAATTCCATGCCCTGTTTTGTGACCCTCTCCACCAAGGAGCAGTAAGTGATCATCCCCAATTGGCGTGGTACGAACTGAGCGTGTAGGTGTTTCAGCGCTTAAATACATTCCGCCTGGATAGGGTTCATGACTTTTTACTGCAACAACATAAGATCTTTCCTGATACATTCTTGCAAAATAAAATCCAGCAGCATCATAAAAAGGATAATGGGAACAACAAATAACATGGTTACTTGTTATTGTTTTTCCGTTTCGAGTCATTACTTTCGGATTAGTTCCTTCTATGATATCGACAGCCGTTGTTTTTTCAAAAATTTGTCCGCCGTGCTTGACGATGCTTTCTACAAGTTGAGCTAAATATTTTATTGGATGGAATTGCGCTTGACCTTCCATCACCAACGCTTTTTTCATTGGTAAGGATTTTAGTGGCATTGAATCGACTAATTTCCCTGGAATTTTAAGTATCTCATACGCTTTCGCTTCTTTTTCAAGCTTGTTTAATTCTTTTTCCGAGTTCGTATAAATATAGGCGTCGTGCTCTTCATAGTCGCAATCAATGCTTAGTTCTTCAATCGTACTTTTGATAAAGGCACGAGCGCTGTCGGAAGCATTGTAATACAGCTTTGCTTTTTCTTCACCAAAATGGTTTATAAATTCATCATAAATAATTCCATGCTGTGCTGTTACTTTCGCTGTCGTGTGTCCAGTTGTTCCGTTCAATATAGAACCAGCATCAATAATGGTTACCTTTAAACCTTGTTTGGAAAGGAGATAGCCTGCAGTAATTCCTGTAATACCACCGCCAATGATCGTAACATCAGTTGTGATATCCTGGTCTAAACTTGGAAAAGAGGGTAGACTTAAATTTTTTCGCCAATACGGTTCTGGAAATTGAGGCCATTGTCTTTGTGTCATTTGAATTCCTCCATTATTAATAAATACAAACCTATTTTTTCCAATAACAAAAAAATTATTAAGATTCGATTTTAAAGGTGAATAACAGTAGAATAGAATAATACTTTTGAATAAAGAGAGGTAAGAAATAATATGATTTTCTTTGATATAGATGGGACATTGTTAAATGAGGAAAAGGAGTTACCGAACTCTACGAAAGAGGCAATTGCAAAATTAAAGAAAGCCGGCCATCAAGTTGCCATCGCAACCGGACGAGCCCCGTTTATGTTTAAAGAGTTACGTGAAGAGCTAGAAATCGATACTTACATTTCATTTAACGGGCAATACGTAGTTGCTGACGGTGAAGTCATTTATAAAAATCCGTTGCATAAGGAAACGTTAAAGTCTTTAATCGATTTTGCTGGAACAAATGAACATAGCCTTGTTTTCATGGATCATGAAGATATGCGCGCAAGTAAAGAGTACGATGCTTATATAGAGGAAAGCATCGGAACGCTGAAAATCTCCCATCCAATGCATGACGTTACGTATATGGATGAAAGAGAAATTTACCAAACGCTATTATTTTGTAAAGTTGAAGCTGAACAAGCTTATATTGATACGTTTAATCAGTTTCAATTTGTTCGCTGGCACCCAGTTTCGACGGATATATTACCTGCAGGTGGCTCAAAGGCAAAGGGAATTAACGAAGTGATTAAACATTTTGGTTTGGCTAATGATCAAGTGTATGCTTTTGGAGATGGGTTAAATGATATTGAAATGCTTTCATTTGTGAAAAATAGTGTAGCAATGGGCAATGCCCATGATGAAGTCAAAAAAGTAGCAAAACATGTCACGAAGCATGTTAACGAGGATGGAATTTTGCATGGCTTGAGGCTAGTTGGGCTGCTGAAGTAATAGGGTGGTTTTGTGCAGAAACTAGATTGGGCTGGCGCACAAAGGTTGGAATTTGGAGCATAACGAGTATAAACAGGCTCAGAACCGTTGAGCTCTTAACAGATCGGACATGAGTTCCGTTATTTTCAAAAAACATCATATTTCCAAAGCTAACGGACATGAGTTCCGTTATTTGCCCAAACCCGTGCCTAAAATAGGTACTTTTGGTAAAATAGCGGAACACATGTCCGATAAATTTTCCCAAAATATAAAATCAACATAATTAGCGGAACGTATGTCCGATAGATTTTCGTATCGGACATCAGTTCCGTTATTTTCAAAAAAACGTCATAATTCTAAAGCTAACGGACATGAGTTCCGTTATTTGCTCAAACCCGTGCCTAAAATAGGTACTTTTGGTAAAATAGCGGAACACATGTCCGAAAAATTTTCCAAAATATAAAATCAACATAATTAGCGGAACGTATGTCCGGTAATTTTCCTTTCCCTAAACTACATATTGGTGAACAGCCATTCAAAAAACAATTGGAACAACGGGGATGAACTGCAGCTCGAGTTCTAGACACAACTAACAATTGGGCTGCGGTTCAACAACTTCAATGCGTAACATTTTACATGATCCTCTGCCACTCATTATCTTTTGGATGGCGTAATGCTTCTAACGCCAACTGAGCGTTATATCCTACAGAAAAGTCGTAAAGCTCAGCTTCTTCCCCGTGAACGGCTTTCACAAATTCAGAAATTAAATTCCGAGCACTGCCTTCAGTTACAGTTAGCTCCTCTAAATCATTACCAGTCTTTGCACCTACTAATTGCCGCCAATTTTTAAGCTGCAAAGTTCCTTCCGTGCCATATGCAGCAAACTCAAGCTGCTCTTCACCACCTATGTTACTTAAACCATCAATTAAAACAGATATTCCGCTCTCCAGTTTCATTTCAGCGATAATCCCGTTTTCGCAAAGGGAAGGATCATTTGGAAACTGTAATTGTGAGCGTACTTCTTTAATTGGGCCAAAAATTCGTTGAATCGCCTGGATCCAATGAACACCAACTTCTAATACATAGCCACCTTGCTCGCGCCCAGCTACCCAGTCACTTTGCTGCCAAAGCCTAGGCCAATGAGGGAAATGCATTTTTAAATTAATACGGCGAAGTTCTCCTATGAAACCCTCGTTAATGAAAGCTTCAAACTGCTGCAAACTAGCTTGATAATTTAATGGGAAATGCATCGCATGAACAAGTTCCGTTTTCTTAACGGCTGTTAACATCCGATCAGCTTCCTCGATGGAATTTGCTAATGGCTTTTCACACAAAATATGTTTTCCTGCCTCAATCGCGGCTAAGACAATCTCCTCATGAAATTTAGGCGGTACAGCCACATAGACCGCATCAAGCTCTTCACATGCCAATAACTCTTGATAATCCGTAAAAACTTTTTTAACGTTATAAGTTGCAGCCATTTCCTTTAAACGAGTCTCTGACGCATCGCAAAAAGCAGAAACTAGAATGTCTTCTCGTCCTTTAAATATATTCATTAATCTCTCGCCAATAGCGCCTAACCCTATAATGCCGATATGTATGATTTTTTTTGACATATAAAATCGCTCCTTTTCAAGATTAGTTTATCTTTTTACGTACAGTTTTACTAGTAAAGTATTTCGGTTTACGTAATTGTGAAATAACTATCTAAAAGGAAAGGGCTAAACTCAGAAAAATAAAAAAAATCCGAACTAACTCGATTTTTTTCTACGCGTAATTCGTTTTTTCTTTTGACTAAAGCACTTATCCCCGAATTTGTAGCACAGAGAGGGATAAATTTTACAATTTTTTGATTTTTTCATGTCACAAATTCGCCTCATTTAATTGTAGTTTTTGTAATGCTTTACACATTTTTAAAATTCAGATCATTGTAAGCTAAGGATAAATATAGAAGTTTAAGAGGTGCTCAATATGAAAGTGATATTCAATCCGGCAAAGGCAATTTTAAATAAACTATCATTTTTTAAGAAGTTTCTATTTATTTTTGTGATCATCTTTATTCCAATGACTATTTTAGCGTTTTCTTATAGTGGGGAATTAAACAAGACAGTTGTTGTTTCAAAGCAGCAGCATATAGGTCTTGAATATGTTGACCAATTACGGGGTTTGGTACAGTTAACTCAACAACATCGTGGCCTATCATCAGGGTATTTAGGGGGAAATACTGAATCAAAGCCGTTAATCATGAAAAAACAAGAGGAAATAAGAGGAACATTGGCAGTCATCGAAAGAAAAATTACAGATGACGACGATGAATTAGGAATTAAAACGTATGTTACCCAGGTGAATTCAGAATTAAATCATTTGTTTACTGAAGTATTTAGTTATAGTACGAAAAAATCATTCGATACACACACCGAGATCATCCAAACACAATTATATTTATTGAGCACAATCGGTGATTATTCTTCGTTATCTCTAGATAATACTGTAGTAATATATAGCTTAGCAGATATGGTTGTCGTAAGACTTCCTTATATAACTGAACTAATGGGACAAGCCCGGGCACTGGGGTCAGGAATTGCGGCATCTGGTGATATGTCTGAGCAGCAGGAATTTCAGCTTTTATATATAAAAGAAGCCCTAATCCAACAAATTAGAGATGTGGAACGTTCTTTACAAACAGTTTTTCATGAAAGTGAGAACTTAAAAGAACTATTACACGGAAAAAGCAACCAATCAGTAGAAAATGTGTACAGATTAATTGAAATTCTAGAAAAAGAATTTTTAGCGACCGACACAATTTCTCTAGATTCAATTATCTATTTCAATTCTACAACTGAAGCTATAGATGGGTATTATGACTTTATTTCAGCTCAATCAGAAACGCTAGCTTCACTTATAACTGATCGAATTGATCATGGAACCTTTTTAAGAAGCTCGATCTTCATCTTTATGATGGTTGTCTCTCTTTTTGTAATTTATATTTTTATTTCATTTTATTTAGCCGTAAAAGAAAATATCGATGAGGTAGTAATAGCTACGTCGAGAATTGCGAACGGCGATTTAACGAAAAATGTAAAAGTGTACTCGCAAGATGAGATGAAGAATATTTCGTTATCACTGAATGAAATGATTTTATCTGTAAAAAACATCATTCAATCAAGTCAAAATGTAGCCCATGATTTATCCCAGTCTTCTACTGAATTATCGAAGGTCATTGAAGAAACAACAGCTGCAACTGAACAAATTACATTTTCAATGGAGGATTTATCGAGGGATGTTGATCAACAGCTACAAAGAACAGAGGAAGCCGAACAATCAGTGCAAGAAATCGTTCAAAATTTAGCAAATGTTACGAACACTTCAAATGAAGTTGCGAAATTTTCTAAAGATGCAACGAAACACGCCGAAAATGGTCATGATTTAGTGATTGGTACAGTTGAACAGATGACAACCATAAGTAACTCAATTGACGATACATTTGCTGTCATTGATGAGTTAAATAAGAAGTCCGAAAGTATCGGGGTGATTATTGAGGCGATTACGAGTATATCTAATCAAACGAACTTATTAGCACTAAACGCAGCAATTGAAGCAGCACGTGCCGGTGAACAAGGAAAAGGATTTTCTGTAGTTGCCGCAGAAGTAAGGAAATTAGCAGAACAATCAGCAGTATCATCCGAACAAATAGCCCAATTAATAGGTGAGGTCCAGACAGATACAGCAAAGGCAAAACTAGCAATGGGAACGGTCCTAAATGATGCGAAGAAAGGAATAGAAATTGTTACAGCTACTGGCGACGGTTTTACGCATATTTTAAGTGCTTCAAAAGAAGTAGAAATACAAATTAATGACGTCGCTTCTTTAACTGCGGTCATGCAAACAAGCATTACTAATCTTGCTAACATCATTACCAACACTACTGAGATTGCAAAAAAATCAGAAACTAATGCTCAAACTGCAGCAGCCGCATCTGAAGAACAATTAGCTACAATGGAAGAGATTACATCATCGACCGTTGTTTTGAACCAAAGAGCCAAAGACTTAGAAAAATCTATCGTGCAATTTCGAGTATAGCACCAGACTATTCGAAAAAAACATATGACAAAAATAGTAACATAGTTGTTAAAGAAGAAGAAAAAAGTTATAGTCCATATAGAGGTATTTTCAAGAAAAGTACAATCTTTCATAGAAAATCGATACTAGTATAATTACTTAATAAGGGGAAGGTAAAATGCGAAAAATATTAGCAGTAACTTTTCTTGTTTTCTTAGTGAGCTTAGTAGGCTGTGGATCAGAAGAAGACAAAAAAGAAGTTGTCCTTGATGGGGGAAGCCAGTATAATCAGGCAAATTTTGATTTGGCGCTTTTAGATACAAACGGCAATGTACAAACGATTACTCCAGACGGAAAAACAATTTATGCTTATTTTACAGGGATTGGCTGACAAATTTGCATTACTCAGCTAGTTGAGCTGAACAATAATATTGATAAATTTCCTGGTGTTAAGATATACGCAATTAGCTTGTCTTCTCCAGATGAGCACAGCCAATTACAAGAAGCATATAAGCAACAGTTAGAACACTTTGAATTTTTTACTGACTACCAAGGTGAATTTGGTGAACGGTTTGGTTTTATTGATTTAGAGGCAAACAAAGTTTATCGCGGATATGTAGGTGTAAATCCAGCCACAACAAATATGGTCATTGAAATTGATTATCTAATTGGTGACAATCTTAAAAAAGTGATAAAGGTAATGGAAGAATTGTAAAGAAAAATCTCTTCAGGCTATCTAAGTAGCCTTGAAGAGATTTTTTATTTTTATAAAAAAACTTAAAATATCAGCAAACGTCTAATCACATTAAGTAAGAACTGAATATAGTGATCTTAAGTGGTGGATACCACAATAAATAAAAAGGAGTGTATGTAAACATGGCTCACGCTCACGGATTAGGTGCAGGATTTGCGTTAATCGTAGTATTGTTTATCCTTTTAGTAATTATTGGGGCTTCATACGTAGGTTACGGCTACTAATATGATGCTTCAAAAAGGATGTCCATTCATTTGGGCATCCTTTTGTTTTTTTATAGGTGAGTTTTAATGATCGAGCAAATTACATACTTCCATCGAGGTTGTTTTTAATGTAAGTAAAAATAGAAATACAGATAAAACCCTCAAACAAGTTATTCAAATCTAATTATAATAAGGCTTAAACTATGAAGTATTTGTGATAACGGATAACGATTATCAAATAGCATCAAATCCCGACACATGAAACGTTGATTTATCAACATTTTCGAGTGTAGGGATTTTTTCTTTCACAATTACGTGTTTTCCCTACAAGAACTACCACAATTTCCGATAGTGAAAAAGATCACAAATGATGCATTATAGAGATAGAAAAACAAGCAAATAGTTTACACCACTTACCATGTATAGAATTAGACACATTTGTTCAGTTTTTCACAAAGGTACCTTTTAGCGTGCTAGGTTATTTTGGCGAAAGGGGGAAGATAAAGTTAATTTAAGGAGGAGATGAAAGATGTTAACAAACGTTGGTATTCCAGGTTTAATTTTAATTTTAGTTATTGCTCTAATTATTTTTGGTCCAAAAAGGTTACCAGAAATGGGAAGAGCAATTGGTCAAACTTTGAAGGA
This window harbors:
- a CDS encoding redoxin domain-containing protein, whose translation is MTQLVELNNNIDKFPGVKIYAISLSSPDEHSQLQEAYKQQLEHFEFFTDYQGEFGERFGFIDLEANKVYRGYVGVNPATTNMVIEIDYLIGDNLKKVIKVMEEL
- the tatA gene encoding twin-arginine translocase TatA/TatE family subunit, whose translation is MLTNVGIPGLILILVIALIIFGPKRLPEMGRAIGQTLKEFKKSTRQLTEGDDDKPLEKTQEASNNL
- a CDS encoding YjcZ family sporulation protein, translated to MAHAHGLGAGFALIVVLFILLVIIGASYVGYGY
- a CDS encoding methyl-accepting chemotaxis protein is translated as MKVIFNPAKAILNKLSFFKKFLFIFVIIFIPMTILAFSYSGELNKTVVVSKQQHIGLEYVDQLRGLVQLTQQHRGLSSGYLGGNTESKPLIMKKQEEIRGTLAVIERKITDDDDELGIKTYVTQVNSELNHLFTEVFSYSTKKSFDTHTEIIQTQLYLLSTIGDYSSLSLDNTVVIYSLADMVVVRLPYITELMGQARALGSGIAASGDMSEQQEFQLLYIKEALIQQIRDVERSLQTVFHESENLKELLHGKSNQSVENVYRLIEILEKEFLATDTISLDSIIYFNSTTEAIDGYYDFISAQSETLASLITDRIDHGTFLRSSIFIFMMVVSLFVIYIFISFYLAVKENIDEVVIATSRIANGDLTKNVKVYSQDEMKNISLSLNEMILSVKNIIQSSQNVAHDLSQSSTELSKVIEETTAATEQITFSMEDLSRDVDQQLQRTEEAEQSVQEIVQNLANVTNTSNEVAKFSKDATKHAENGHDLVIGTVEQMTTISNSIDDTFAVIDELNKKSESIGVIIEAITSISNQTNLLALNAAIEAARAGEQGKGFSVVAAEVRKLAEQSAVSSEQIAQLIGEVQTDTAKAKLAMGTVLNDAKKGIEIVTATGDGFTHILSASKEVEIQINDVASLTAVMQTSITNLANIITNTTEIAKKSETNAQTAAAASEEQLATMEEITSSTVVLNQRAKDLEKSIVQFRV
- a CDS encoding Cof-type HAD-IIB family hydrolase, yielding MIFFDIDGTLLNEEKELPNSTKEAIAKLKKAGHQVAIATGRAPFMFKELREELEIDTYISFNGQYVVADGEVIYKNPLHKETLKSLIDFAGTNEHSLVFMDHEDMRASKEYDAYIEESIGTLKISHPMHDVTYMDEREIYQTLLFCKVEAEQAYIDTFNQFQFVRWHPVSTDILPAGGSKAKGINEVIKHFGLANDQVYAFGDGLNDIEMLSFVKNSVAMGNAHDEVKKVAKHVTKHVNEDGILHGLRLVGLLK
- a CDS encoding Gfo/Idh/MocA family protein, with the translated sequence MSKKIIHIGIIGLGAIGERLMNIFKGREDILVSAFCDASETRLKEMAATYNVKKVFTDYQELLACEELDAVYVAVPPKFHEEIVLAAIEAGKHILCEKPLANSIEEADRMLTAVKKTELVHAMHFPLNYQASLQQFEAFINEGFIGELRRINLKMHFPHWPRLWQQSDWVAGREQGGYVLEVGVHWIQAIQRIFGPIKEVRSQLQFPNDPSLCENGIIAEMKLESGISVLIDGLSNIGGEEQLEFAAYGTEGTLQLKNWRQLVGAKTGNDLEELTVTEGSARNLISEFVKAVHGEEAELYDFSVGYNAQLALEALRHPKDNEWQRIM
- a CDS encoding lytic transglycosylase domain-containing protein — encoded protein: MYNKTKIAMFLGLLFLCVGIAIENYLLKKELANSIEDYEDIHEEIEEIKQILTFEERSVSTETSYHSWENSKELAKNFTIESDGQFPKEWGLFLSEKAKERSVDPYILFELIRVETGGTFNPDTVGPKTRYGRAYGLTQFMENTGPWIANMADLPYEKELLYNPYYAIELAVIYLDFLYERYGDWDHALTAYHRGMYGLEQFKNSRGHAKSWYSEEIQQKAKELKWLL
- a CDS encoding FAD-dependent oxidoreductase, yielding MTQRQWPQFPEPYWRKNLSLPSFPSLDQDITTDVTIIGGGITGITAGYLLSKQGLKVTIIDAGSILNGTTGHTTAKVTAQHGIIYDEFINHFGEEKAKLYYNASDSARAFIKSTIEELSIDCDYEEHDAYIYTNSEKELNKLEKEAKAYEILKIPGKLVDSMPLKSLPMKKALVMEGQAQFHPIKYLAQLVESIVKHGGQIFEKTTAVDIIEGTNPKVMTRNGKTITSNHVICCSHYPFYDAAGFYFARMYQERSYVVAVKSHEPYPGGMYLSAETPTRSVRTTPIGDDHLLLLGGEGHKTGHGINTMKHYEALANFGSEVLGLTDIHYRWSAQDIYTLDKLPYIGQFTSSSKNIYIATGYRKWGMTNGTAAATLLTDLITKGTSPYAELYTPSRFNADPDIKRFVEHNADVAYQLVKGKIGMTHKQLEDIAVGEGAHVRIDGQKCGAYRDEDGQLHVVDATCKHLGCEVEWNDGDKSWDCPCHGSRYSINGDVIEGPSELSLKKVDY